GATAGAGCTAACCAGGCTTTGTCTTGTTTTTGCAGACATATATCTTCACGGATGGCGAAGATGGGGAACTGAAGAAGAAAATCGGTGAGTGCAGCTTCCTCAAGTGGAAGTCACAGTGCTAGAAAGAAACAGGCATTCCAATTTTGATATGCACATAGTTTGGACTCACCCCTCTAATCCTCTTAAAAAACTTGTGCTTAGCTAAAGGGAGACGGATCTTGGGGGAAAATGTTATTAGGGCACGTGCAGAGTCACCTGACCTCTTAGATAATAGGCATTTCTCAAGTGATAGACATAAGTGGAGAATTACATGAGCATTGACAATATATCCGTCCTCTTGTCCACACAGGAAGCCATGCTATCAACACCAACTGCTCTGCTGCCCACAGTCGCCAGGCTCTGTCCTGCAAGATGGCTGTTGAGTATGACAAGTACATAAAGTCTGGAAAAAAGTAAGCATTGCATGattattttttaagttataaaTACTTGTTTTAGTGTCAAAGCAAACCATATTAGATGTTCTAATGATATCTCTGGCTTGTGTAGGTGGTTCTGTCATGTGGATGATGACAACTATGTGAACACAAAGACATTGGTGAAGTTGCTGTCCAACTACCCTCACACTCAGGACATGTACATTGGTAAACCCAGTCTGGACAGGCCGATTGAGGCCACAGAAAGACTTGGGGACAACAAGATGGTAGGTCCAAAATATTCTCATTTTATATACAgtgaatgtaaaaatgaaaaggaGCCTTAAGAATAGAAACTGATGTTTTTGTTTCTCCTTTGCAGAGACCTGTCAATTTCTGGTTTGCTACGGGAGGTGCAggcttctgtgtcagccgtgggCTAGCTTTGAAGATGAGCCCTTGGGCAAGGTAAAAAAAACTCTCACCTATCCTAATGCAACATCTACTAGCATTTTCAATGTTTTAAGAAGATAGACTTTATGTTGACTTACTTTACTCTTTTTATGACAGTGGTGGCCATTTCATGAACACAGCTGAGAAGATCCGTCTTCCTGATGACTGTACCATCGGCTACATTATCGAGTCAGTTCTTGGGGTCCCTTTGACCCGAAGCAGCTTGTTCCACTCACACTTGGAGAACCTGCAACAAGTGTCCAAATCAGAAGTACACAAACAGGTGAGCAACTTCAGTGACAGCTTGATATAAGCACATTTTAGTTCTAAAAATGAAGTATAGTTCTATTAATGCAGTGTTTCATATCATTTCATTTAGATTACATTGAGTTATGGAATGTTTGAAAACAAGAGGAATATCATCAACATGAAAGGGGCTTTCTCTGTTGAGGAGGACCCATCCAGGTAAGACTGTTCTAGATCATATTTAGTTGTTGCTTTCATCTGAATTTGTGTGCATGTACAAATCTGatgtctatttttttattctctctcaGGTTTAAGTCAGTGCACTGTCTGCTGTACCCAGACACTCCGTGGTGCCCTCCTCAGGTTACCAATTAGGGTGACCGGCTCCTCTGTTGTATCCTCGTCCCTCACTGCCTCAGTATCTGACAGGCATGAGGGACCAGTGTGGTATTGGGCCGTGTAGCTGCTGCATTTACTCTGCAGTGGCACATGGTCTTCTGTGGTTATACTGGGCTGCTGTGCGGCCCACCTTTAAACAGTTCCTTCCTGCCTGGTGCCTGAGCTTCCTGTCCAACTCAGACATTATGAAGGGCCTGGCTTTCAGAAGGATGCTTTCAGCTCCAAGCTTCACAGGCAATCAATTGTGCTTTATGTGATTACTGTTGCTTGTATCTCATTTGCAATTCTCATAGAATGTAACTGTCTAGTATACCCAAGCCTTTTGCCAGCTTTATATTCTAATTAGCAATTTAGTgcatactttatattttattctctcCAAATTCTGTTCAGGATGTTCTTTCCCTCAGGTTTGATTTAGTGAttgaattctttaaaatattcGAAGGAAATAAGTACAATGGGTTCTTTATTATCTAGTTCTAAAGGACTCCGGACAAAATTAATGACATGAAGGTCCTTTTATATTTTGCGAATTGATTTATTTGATGTCAGtgttattataactattattgcTATTATGACATTTTATGCTGGCAATAGGCAAATTTTCCAAATATGCTGTCAGGTTATTTTAATCTGTGGTGTATGAGGATTGAGCACTTTTCTTCCTAAATCCTCTGGACATTTTATGGTGATTGAACGGTTATCTCTTAAAGCTGTGTGAAAATGTAAGAAGTGCCCTAATTTTTagatctttatattatttaatgccAATGCATTCACACAATCTTGGCAAATAGATATGATATTTTTGGCaggttttattagttttataattattttttttatgaacacagctgcgattataatttttaattattttttagctttgctCAAAGACATACTTATGTGGGAGTTGCACAGCTTGGTTTTAATTAACTGTTGCTTGCTCAAGTAAAGTATCTCCTTGCAGTCACTTTATGCCGTTTAGGTTTTGAATTGGCACCACAATGTACATTGTTAAAACAGATGGCAGCAAAAGTTTAAGATGTGTTTATAGCACAGAACTGAGTTCTCTGATCCCTTTTGCACAGAGTGTTCTGGCTTAGAGCCATTTCTTCAAAGCTGACAGTTGGACATCACTATTCCAACTATACAAAACATGTTAAGTGAGAGCTTTACATGAGCAACAACAGTGATCCTAACAGAGTTTCAGTTTCTCTATTGGAATGACCCATATTGGGTGagcatgtatattttattttaaagcagtATTTATGTACTGTGCCATTTTAAAACTATTGTATTTGTACATAATTGTTTAGATATATGCAATTTGGTCACCTATGGATCAGACCTAGTTCTGATGATTcctccaaaatgtttttttaaatagtctgAATTTCGCTAATGGCTGTAATTTATATTCCAGTATCTGGATTTGTTTGTTCAAATGTTTTCCTCTCAGGGATCGCAATCCTGATAATGTTACCATGGGCCGCCTTGGTAATTCACCCTTCAGCTTTTGAATAAAGCAGCATATTCGCTAAGAAACTTTCCTGCATTATTGTTTTCTTTCAGCTGACACACTACATATTTTAGATTTCAGAGGGTAGTTCACCTAGAAATTAAAACCTACAAATCatacaaaaactttaattttagtATGTCTCTCACACAAATGTATCATATGATTAATGTAGACCACATTTATCACACATTTATGGTGCATTTTTGCAGCCACAATGAATGTACTAGATGGTGATTGGGCACTGATGTCACCATCTACTTTAACAGTATGAAAGAGCATgatcattttttaaaacatttccttccagcgagtaaacaataacataatttaaatttttgggtgaattgtccCTTTCAACAACATCTAATGTAAACAGCAAAAAGGACCCCACTTACTACTATAGTGCAACACAGAAGACGTGCATCAATCATTTGGTGTAAAATCATTGCCAGACCGCAGAGGTTCAGAGGTCAGTGTCTCTTACTCTGTCAAAACTGTAGTGATCTGTTACTGAAACATGCAAGCAAAACAAACtcgccccctcgtgggttttgagTGCTGGCATTGACCCGTTCTGTGTTGCTTGTTGTATTAATGAAACACACTTGAAAGTTTAGTCTCACTCGCACATCATTTATTATTCTACATCAATTGCCATGGGAAAGAAAATTTCCTCACTACGGGCCTTTCAACACACTATATAGTCACAGTGTTTGAGGCCTGGAATATAAGGGTTATATTCCCAAATATAGGGGTTAGCAAGGTAGAATGTGTCATCCCCTTAATTCAGCAAAATGTGACCCTGTTTAAATGGCTTCGCTACATTAAAATGTTGTAGTGTGCAATATTAgatgttttaatatagttctatCATGATAACTCTCATAAGACATTAGCATGATAATGGATAGGAAAATGTTAATGTATGTTCTGCCAATACATACACCAATACGGTGCTGTGAGCATTTAAGACATaatgctgctgcacaaatagcatgtATAATAACCATTAGCAGAtatatacaggtggagctgggaaggtggagggtttcagaggaactctgaaagcgtatatatatatatatatatatatatatatatatatatatagagagagagagagagagagagagagagagagagagagagagagagagagagagagagagagagagactggtaaatGGTACATAAGTAAAACCTTTTGGTACAATTCTAAAAATGTCAGTTTTCAGGTCATGGTAGACATCtgtttgctgtgaaatctttaatAATACTGGTCTGGTCTGGTCTCATTGAAaaggtttcagaaaaaaaatgtaatgtgttcTTCATAGTCTAAAACAGTAATACGTGCcacaaaaaaaatggaaaaagccTTGAAAAGAATCTCGGTTTCTTTCTCTAGATGACTTAAGACATTATGAAGACTTGTATTGCTTCAGATCAAAGAATTCCTCCGCATAAATGGGAGGTCCACAACAGAGATGTAAATGTTATTGCAAAATGATACAAATCCTTTTATTCCTTCCACATTAATAACAGACTGAGGTCATATTTTGAGAATTCTACCACAAACACTTATCCCATAGCCCAACGACATCATTCAACATACATTTAAAAccactttattttttacattccAGTCAGATCACAAAGATCTTATAACAAACATActcatgtttttattaaatcacATCTGTGCCTGTTTTAATGGTGTGAGAGTTTATATTCTTAAGCCACGAATGCCTGTTTTCCCATGAGTCTGAGGGCAGAGAGGGGATTTCTGCATTCACAGATGCTTCAAAATCATCCACTGCACCAAAAAGACTTCCTTCAATGGTCCTGAATTATATTTCTTCCTCCCAAATCCCTCTTCACAGACTTCAAACAGTTCATATGTCACATGTGGCTGTAGATGTCACAAACCATGTCTGCAAGAGTTGAAGCATCAGACACATTTGGGCATGTGTTTGCTCCCACTGTACTGTAATAAACCAAACCTATAATTATGGGTATTCATCTTGAAATCTCCGTTCCAGGAAGCACAACATATTTTTGTTAAGGTTAAATACTACATTTACATTGAAGGTGGAGAGCGAGACTGAATTATGCAAAGCACTCAAGCAAGGCAGCCTGCCAGAGAAAGTAATCTGTCTGGAGGAAAGATAACTGCCTAAATACTACTGAGAGACAGTTGTCAGTTAAGAGAAACTGGGTGCCCCGAACCCATCCATACACAAAACATTACATCTTTAGTGTGGCATATAAACAAAGCTGTCTGTTCCATAACCAAAACTACTGGCTTATGACCTCAGAATCATAGTGAGGATTATAGCGTATATATGTAAGCTACACCCAAATATCCAAGCCATTCATCAACTTGAAGGGCTTATTAATGACTTCTGCTAACCACTGGTTGGTATAACAAACATCACAGAACCAAATTTTAGAAACAGAATCCATTTCTGCTCTCATCCTCGTGCCAAATTCTCATTTGTAATTAAAGCCCTGAGGTCTGTTTTGACTGCTTCTGCACTGTTGCGTGAAATAACAGTTGGACCACACAATGTCTGGGTCCGAAAGAGACTGGAAAAGGACTCTTAAGTCTAAAACAAAAATCAGTGAGGTCTTGGATTAAAACACAGCCGATCCCTTCCTTTGACACTTGACCTTGATGAATGTTGCGGTGCCAGTTTCACGTTTAACGAAAACACTGAATGTGAAAACATCAGGCCACAAACCACATAGTGGTTTGCCAGACAAATAAATGGCTGCTTGAGCAAAGCAACCGTTGCATGGTTTCTTGGAAGGAAGATGGCAGCACTTTTGTGATGAATCAGAGGGCCCTGGGGTCCACGTTTACAGACCTTCTGAACTCAAGAAACTGATCACAGCAATATTTTTATGCCCTTTTGTTCAAATCACATTCATTTTGAACTTTACTGATATTAACAGTCTTTgacaagaaagtttttttttcccacaTCCACTAAGTGCTTGCAAATTCATTGTGAAAACCTCTGTTAGATATCGATCAGACAGCCTTCCTACTGACTCTACTAAAATAATCCCTCTCATAAAGATGTTACTTTCACTATAGCATTATTTAAATCTGATTTTGACAAGTAAAAATTGGTGTTTGCCTGTGCAAAATTTCAATCCCACAATGCAAAGCCATTGCTATGCTAATAGcaatttattattacaataaaaagagTATTTAATAAATAGGAAGCCACAGcaaagtttctttctttttttttttttttaaagcaaacatGACAGCAAGTCTTCTCTCAGCTCTTCAAGGAAATACTTAACTGTCAGTAAGCAAGCAGCAGTTTGCAAGTTCTCCAGGCCTCCCAGCCATCAGATCCAAATAGGCTTTACCTCACGGAACAAAAATGTCGTGGAGGGTTATCAAACATGCTGGGAGATGTCTCCCGGGTGTtcaaaattcattcattcaacaggTCATTCGTCTGTAACTTGGATTTCTTTTTACTTCCTTGGCAAAGCAGCTTTGATGAACTCTCACCTGGATGACAAAAACCAGCTAATTTCAAGGTTTTGTTCATTTCATAAACCTGCACACATTTGCAATAAAACACCAAGAGATGATGTTCTGCCAACGGTGAGGGTAAGTGGTGTGTGTGATCTCATTCTCTATTTCTTTCCATCTGCCTTGTTGCTATTTACAAGTAGATCTTTCCAACGGCTCATTCTGGAAAATATGATCTTTCTATGGGCCTTTTAAACCTCCTTTCATCAGTGTCTGGCATGCATCTGCATAAATTAACACCTGACTGTTTTCAGTTGAAACAGACCGCTTCATGCACGTCATGTACTAAGAACTTTCCACCGATGCTTTACACTTTTACTTACAATTGCAAGTAGTTCAACAACAACcaaagagtttgaaaaagtaaTTAGCAACATCAAACACTTGAAAAAAAGTTACTCAAACAGGAAGTTAGTTTTTAAGAATATTAGTGCATAATTTTTGATTtttgttgttaactaaaactattaaaatataatatacaagtaatataaaatttaatggtGTCAAGCTTTGACTGCAAAgggaatctaaatctaaatcgaaaaaagaaagaaagaaaaaaaaatgaatgaattggTACAATATATAAGTCAATACATATTTCTAAACATGCACTGATATAGAAATATCCAGCTAAAATCATATGAGGTACTGCATTTCATCCACTGGCATACAAATGTGGTTCTTCTGAGGCTGGAATGAGTTTAGGTGAAAGTGTGAGTTTGGATGCAAAGCAGGATGCAAATAAGCAGAAAATCAGTTAAACTTACAGATTTCACTCAGGCCAGTACAGGACAGGATGGTGCAATTAACTGAAAAACATGTTTATACACTATAGCATCTTTAGTTTAACATCCTGCACAAGTTCGTGACAGGACAGTAATCAATAATAACAACCAGCTGCTATGAGTAAAAACCCAACTGCTGCTCTCCTCAAGGTTTCAGTTTTTGCATTTCATAACGGACACAACAGACCAAACCTTTAAAAGAAATTACTCATGTCAGCTTTGACTACAGAGCTCTTTGACTCACTTGCCCTTTAGCACAATGCTGTTTTGGTGTAGAGCCGGTCTTCCT
The sequence above is a segment of the Carassius carassius chromosome 9, fCarCar2.1, whole genome shotgun sequence genome. Coding sequences within it:
- the LOC132149372 gene encoding beta-1,3-N-acetylglucosaminyltransferase lunatic fringe; this encodes MLKTYDRKAVLSLAGATVTCLALLLFLSQHQRIQTDGMQNGSETGLRSLQSLGESEADNGAQPEQNGKKGFSAYFSKLSRRRRDAEKPSEASGATTDAPPAEDISADDIFIAVKTTKKFHRSRLDLLLDTWVSRNMQQTYIFTDGEDGELKKKIGSHAINTNCSAAHSRQALSCKMAVEYDKYIKSGKKWFCHVDDDNYVNTKTLVKLLSNYPHTQDMYIGKPSLDRPIEATERLGDNKMRPVNFWFATGGAGFCVSRGLALKMSPWASGGHFMNTAEKIRLPDDCTIGYIIESVLGVPLTRSSLFHSHLENLQQVSKSEVHKQITLSYGMFENKRNIINMKGAFSVEEDPSRFKSVHCLLYPDTPWCPPQVTN